In a single window of the Desulfovibrio sp. Huiquan2017 genome:
- the rplQ gene encoding 50S ribosomal protein L17 — protein sequence MRHRKSGRKLNRSNTHRAAMLKNMARALLTYEQIRTTEAKAKELRRIVDKLISLAIRNDLHARRQAYKVLGSHQMVQRLFDEIGPRFESGVGGFTRIVKLAQPRKGDCAPMVIIELTRKGGEAAAEAPAKAEPTQAPAKTAEKKEAPKAAPEKTEKPEEPAKENPEADEKADAE from the coding sequence ATGAGGCATAGAAAGTCCGGTCGCAAACTGAATCGGTCCAATACGCACCGTGCCGCCATGCTCAAGAACATGGCTCGCGCGCTCCTGACCTATGAACAGATTCGTACCACCGAAGCCAAGGCCAAGGAACTTCGTCGCATTGTAGACAAGCTCATCAGCCTGGCCATTCGCAACGACCTGCACGCACGCCGTCAGGCCTACAAGGTCCTCGGCAGCCACCAGATGGTTCAGCGTCTCTTCGACGAGATCGGCCCGCGTTTTGAAAGCGGCGTCGGCGGGTTCACCCGCATCGTCAAGCTCGCTCAGCCCCGCAAGGGCGACTGCGCCCCCATGGTCATCATCGAGCTGACCCGGAAGGGAGGCGAGGCTGCCGCCGAAGCTCCGGCCAAGGCAGAGCCCACGCAGGCTCCCGCCAAGACGGCCGAGAAGAAGGAAGCGCCCAAGGCCGCTCCCGAAAAGACCGAAAAGCCTGAAGAACCGGCCAAGGAAAATCCTGAAGCCGACGAAAAGGCCGACGCGGAATAA
- a CDS encoding LysR family transcriptional regulator: MDIRKLEAFCKVYELQSFSKAGEAMFLSQPTISSHVANLEDELGVKLFDRLGRKIMPTQAGDVLYESMVTIFRNLDRAKAAIEVLRDRVVGELQIGCSTIPSHSILPELLKSFSAQYPEVSFIVHTGDSAEVIRRVVCGDWPVGIVGKRPDEDELVTKLLARDETILVASPRAPWLPADGEPSMDTLVGLPWVMRVKGSATRLVLEEALGKAGYSLQNLNIRCKVEGTCESLAHAVHGVGLCFTSKLAAQSLLDSGEVVQIKAPALEGRREFYLIHHGGRYMFPALKAFVEFHG; the protein is encoded by the coding sequence ATGGACATCCGAAAGCTTGAAGCGTTTTGCAAGGTCTATGAACTGCAAAGTTTTTCCAAGGCGGGGGAGGCCATGTTCCTGTCCCAGCCGACCATCAGCTCACACGTGGCCAACCTTGAAGACGAGTTGGGCGTCAAGCTGTTCGACCGGCTGGGGCGCAAGATCATGCCCACCCAGGCCGGTGATGTCCTTTATGAGAGCATGGTGACCATCTTCCGCAACCTGGACCGGGCCAAAGCGGCCATCGAGGTCTTGCGCGACAGGGTGGTCGGCGAACTCCAGATAGGGTGCAGTACCATTCCGTCGCACAGCATCCTGCCGGAATTGCTCAAATCTTTTTCCGCCCAGTATCCAGAGGTCTCGTTTATCGTCCACACCGGCGACTCGGCCGAGGTTATCCGGCGGGTCGTCTGCGGCGACTGGCCTGTGGGGATCGTGGGCAAACGGCCCGACGAGGATGAGTTGGTGACCAAGCTTCTGGCCCGGGACGAGACCATTCTGGTGGCCTCTCCCCGTGCTCCCTGGCTGCCGGCCGATGGCGAGCCGTCCATGGACACGCTGGTGGGGTTGCCGTGGGTCATGCGCGTCAAGGGGTCGGCCACGCGGCTGGTCCTGGAGGAGGCTCTGGGCAAGGCGGGCTACTCGCTCCAGAACCTGAACATTCGCTGCAAGGTCGAAGGGACCTGCGAGAGCCTGGCTCACGCGGTGCACGGCGTGGGCTTGTGCTTCACCTCGAAACTGGCCGCCCAATCCCTGCTGGACAGCGGCGAGGTGGTGCAGATCAAGGCTCCGGCCCTGGAGGGACGTCGGGAATTCTACCTCATCCATCATGGCGGACGGTATATGTTCCCGGCCCTCAAGGCCTTCGTGGAATTCCACGGATAG
- a CDS encoding DNA-directed RNA polymerase subunit alpha produces the protein MLIENGDKLINTRNWSELVKPEALVRDSKSSRTYGKFICEPLERGYATTIGNAMRRVLLSSMQGCAIVSASIEGVQHEFTTLPGVLEDMTEVVLNLKQVRIAMTTDEPQRLVLEANKKGPVTAGMIQENQNVTILNKDQLIATLTENRTLKMELEVRMGKGYVPADMHEGLTDEIGSMVLDASYSPVKKVAYSVEQARVGQMTNYDKLILEVWTDGSVTPEDACAYSAKILKDQLSVFINFDESSSETHEEEDDSIDLNPNLFKSIDELELSVRATNCLKAANIQLVGELVQRTEQTMLKTKNFGRKSLDEIRRVLDGMTLKFGMTVEDFDKKYQEWLKRKEKNEA, from the coding sequence ATGCTTATTGAGAACGGCGACAAACTCATCAACACCCGCAATTGGAGCGAGTTGGTCAAGCCCGAGGCCCTCGTGCGCGACTCCAAGTCCTCCAGGACGTACGGTAAATTCATCTGCGAACCCCTGGAGCGCGGCTATGCCACCACCATCGGCAACGCCATGCGCCGGGTTCTCCTCTCCTCCATGCAGGGGTGTGCCATCGTGTCCGCCTCCATTGAAGGAGTGCAGCATGAGTTCACCACGCTGCCCGGGGTGCTTGAGGATATGACCGAGGTAGTGCTGAACCTGAAGCAGGTTCGCATAGCCATGACCACGGACGAGCCTCAGCGCTTGGTCCTCGAAGCCAACAAGAAGGGGCCGGTCACGGCCGGAATGATCCAGGAAAATCAGAATGTGACCATCCTGAACAAGGATCAGCTCATCGCCACCCTGACCGAAAATCGCACCTTGAAGATGGAGTTGGAAGTCCGCATGGGCAAAGGGTACGTCCCGGCCGACATGCATGAAGGACTGACCGACGAAATCGGCTCCATGGTCCTCGACGCCAGCTACTCCCCCGTCAAGAAGGTCGCTTACTCCGTCGAACAGGCGCGAGTCGGCCAGATGACGAACTACGACAAGCTCATCCTGGAAGTGTGGACCGATGGCTCCGTCACTCCCGAGGATGCCTGCGCCTACAGCGCCAAGATCCTCAAGGACCAGCTCTCGGTGTTCATCAACTTCGACGAATCCTCCTCCGAGACGCATGAGGAAGAGGACGATTCCATCGATCTGAACCCGAACCTCTTCAAGTCCATTGACGAGCTCGAACTCTCGGTTCGCGCCACCAACTGCTTGAAGGCCGCCAACATCCAGCTGGTGGGCGAACTGGTCCAGCGTACCGAGCAAACCATGCTCAAGACCAAGAACTTCGGCCGCAAGTCCCTGGACGAGATCCGTCGGGTTCTGGACGGCATGACGCTGAAGTTCGGCATGACGGTCGAGGATTTTGACAAGAAATACCAGGAATGGTTGAAGAGGAAAGAGAAAAATGAGGCATAG
- the rpsK gene encoding 30S ribosomal protein S11: protein MAKPRRSGKKKEKKNIPVGIAHVKATFNNTIVTFTDVKGNVVSWASAGAHFKGSRKSTPFAAQMAAEAAAKRAQDSGMRTVGIYVKGPGSGREAAMRAINNVGFKVTFIRDITPIPHNGCRPPKRRRV, encoded by the coding sequence ATGGCTAAACCCCGTCGCTCTGGGAAGAAAAAAGAGAAGAAAAATATTCCCGTCGGTATTGCCCACGTCAAGGCCACGTTCAACAACACGATCGTGACCTTCACCGACGTCAAAGGCAATGTCGTCAGCTGGGCTTCCGCCGGTGCTCATTTTAAGGGTTCCCGCAAGTCCACTCCTTTCGCGGCCCAGATGGCTGCCGAAGCCGCCGCCAAGCGCGCGCAGGATTCGGGCATGCGCACTGTGGGCATCTACGTCAAGGGCCCCGGTTCCGGACGTGAGGCCGCCATGCGCGCCATCAATAACGTCGGCTTCAAGGTTACTTTCATCCGGGACATCACCCCGATCCCGCACAATGGTTGCCGGCCGCCCAAACGCCGCAGGGTCTAA
- the rpsD gene encoding 30S ribosomal protein S4, with translation MARYTEAKCKLCRREGEKLFLKGDRCYTDKCAYEKRPYPPGHAGRMRHKMSDYAVQLREKQKVRRMYGILEGQFRTYYKRAEGMKGVAGHNLLFLLERRLDNVIYRLGFANSRDQARQLVRHGIFKLNGRRVSIPSMQVKAEDVIEVREEARKIPVINEAQEVIARRGCPEWLESDGANFKGTVKAMPSREDIQFPINEQLIVELYSK, from the coding sequence GTGGCAAGATATACCGAAGCAAAATGCAAGCTGTGCCGCCGCGAGGGAGAGAAGCTCTTCCTCAAGGGTGATCGCTGCTACACCGACAAGTGCGCTTACGAGAAGCGCCCCTATCCTCCGGGACACGCCGGCCGCATGCGCCACAAGATGTCCGACTACGCCGTCCAGCTGCGCGAGAAGCAGAAGGTTCGCCGCATGTACGGCATCCTTGAGGGCCAGTTCCGGACTTACTACAAGCGCGCTGAAGGCATGAAGGGCGTGGCGGGTCACAACCTGCTGTTCCTGCTGGAGCGCCGCCTCGACAATGTTATCTATCGTCTTGGCTTCGCGAATTCCCGCGACCAGGCTCGCCAGTTGGTCCGTCACGGCATCTTCAAGCTCAACGGCCGCCGCGTGTCCATTCCGTCCATGCAGGTCAAAGCTGAGGACGTCATCGAGGTCCGCGAGGAAGCCCGCAAGATCCCCGTGATCAACGAGGCCCAGGAAGTCATCGCCCGCCGCGGCTGCCCCGAGTGGTTGGAATCCGACGGCGCCAACTTCAAGGGCACGGTTAAGGCCATGCCGAGCCGGGAAGACATTCAGTTCCCGATCAACGAGCAGCTGATTGTCGAATTGTACTCCAAGTAA